Proteins encoded within one genomic window of Eurosta solidaginis isolate ZX-2024a chromosome 1, ASM4086904v1, whole genome shotgun sequence:
- the LOC137239371 gene encoding uncharacterized protein, translated as MKPVPKLELFKKPQTAMPSRLKENTGPKQFSHTVSPVGANMKNTATTPLMSNIKQRSESPDVRNATVFRELEQESRTYQPIFGLTGNTITKTSSLPKNAYISSEFKHFYFGIGW; from the coding sequence ATGAAACCAGTgccaaaattggagttatttaagaAACCTCAAACTGCTATGCCATCACGTCTCAAAGAAAATACCGGACCTAAGCAATTTTCGCATACCGTAAGTCCGGTTGGTGCAAACATGAAAAATACAGCAACTACGCCGCTCATGTCAAATATTAAGCAACGCTCAGAGAGTCCAGATGTCCGCAATGCAACTGTTTTTCGTGAACTAGAACAAGAATCGCGAACTTATCAGCCAATATTCGGTTTGACAGGCAATACGATAACAAAAACATCCAGCTTGCCAAAGAATGCATATATTTCTTCTGAATTCAAGCAT